One genomic region from Rosa rugosa chromosome 1, drRosRugo1.1, whole genome shotgun sequence encodes:
- the LOC133727108 gene encoding auxin-binding protein ABP19a-like codes for MIFPIFFTFFFLLSSSHASVQDFCVADLTAPEGPAGYSCKKPAKVTVDDFVFSGLGIAGNTTNIIKAAVTPAFAAQFPGVNGLGISLARLDLAVDGVIPFHTHPGASEVLIVVEGTICAGFVSSANKVYLQTLEKGDSMVFPQGLLHFQVNGGDTPALAFVSFSSPSPGLQILDFALFKNDLPTPLIAQTTFLDVAQIKKLKGVLGGTN; via the coding sequence ATGATTTTCCCTATCTTCttcacattttttttccttctctcctCATCCCATGCTTCTGTGCAAGACTTCTGTGTCGCAGACTTGACAGCTCCAGAAGGCCCTGCAGGCTACTCCTGCAAGAAGCCTGCAAAAGTTACCGTAGATGACTTTGTGTTCTCTGGCCTAGGCATTGCTGGTAACACCACCAATATCATCAAAGCTGCAGTCACACCTGCTTTTGCTGCTCAATTTCCTGGTGTCAATGGCCTCGGCATTTCGCTGGCTCGTTTAGACTTGGCTGTTGATGGAGTCATCCCATTTCACACGCACCCTGGAGCTTCAGAAGTCCTGATTGTTGTGGAAGGGACAATCTGTGCCGGGTTTGTTTCCTCAGCTAACAAAGTTTATCTACAAACTCTTGAGAAGGGTGACAGTATGGTTTTTCCTCAAGGTTTGTTGCACTTCCAAGTCAATGGAGGTGATACTCCAGCCCTTGCCTTTGTTAGCTTCAGTAGTCCTAGCCCCGGTCTGCAGATTCTGGACTTTGCATTATTTAAAAATGACTTACCGACCCCATTGATAGCTCAAACCACATTCCTCGACGTTGCTCAGATAAAGAAACTTAAGGGTGTTCTTGGTGGCACTAATTAA
- the LOC133727109 gene encoding auxin-binding protein ABP19a-like, translating to MMRTSFPILFVLSLILSFSYAAVQDFCVADYTAPQGPAGYSCKNPANVTVDDFVYSALGVPGNTSNMIKTGITTAFSSQFPGLNGLGVALARADLAVGGVVPMHTHHGASEIVLIIEGTITAGFISSDNKVYLKTLKKGDIMVFPQGLLHFQVNVGDTPALEFVSFSSDSPGLQILHTALFQNNLPTDLITRSTFLDTAEIKRLKALLGGTN from the coding sequence ATGATGAGGACGTCTTTCCCTATTTTGTTCGTGTtgtctctcattctctctttcTCCTATGCTGCTGTGCAAGACTTCTGTGTTGCAGACTACACAGCTCCTCAAGGCCCTGCAGGCTACTCTTGCAAAAATCCTGCAAATGTTACAGTGGATGATTTCGTCTACTCTGCCCTAGGAGTTCCTGGTAACACCTCAAATATGATCAAAACCGGAATCACCACCGCATTTTCTTCTCAATTCCCTGGTTTGAATGGCCTTGGCGTTGCATTAGCTCGCGCAGACTTGGCTGTTGGTGGAGTTGTCCCAATGCACACACACCATGGAGCTTCAGAAATTGTACTTATTATTGAAGGAACCATAACCGCCGGGTTCATTTCCTCAGATAACAAAGTTTATCTAAAAACTCTTAAGAAGGGTGACATCATGGTTTTCCCTCAAGGGCTGTTGCACTTCCAAGTGAATGTTGGTGATACTCCAGCTCTTGAGTTTGTTAGCTTCAGCAGTGATAGCCCCGGTCTGCAGATTCTCCATACCGCACTATTTCAAAACAATTTACCTACTGATCTAATCACGCGATCCACTTTCCTCGACACTGCTGAGATAAAGAGACTCAAGGCTCTTCTTGGTGGTACTAATTAA
- the LOC133727107 gene encoding auxin-binding protein ABP19a codes for MIFPIFFTFVLLLSISDAAVQDFCVADYKAPEGPAGYSCKKAAKVTVDDFVFTGLGVAGNTTNIIKAAVTPAFAAQFPGVNGLGISLARLDLAPGGVIPFHTHPGASEALIVTQGTIIAGFISSANTVYLKTLKTGDLMVFPQGLLHFQVNGGGTSAIAFPSFSSPSPGLQILDFALFQNDLPTSLVAMTTFLDVAQIKKLKGVLGGTN; via the coding sequence ATGATTTTCCCTATCTTTTTCACATTTGTTCTCCTCCTTTCCATTTCCGATGCTGCAGTGCAGGACTTCTGTGTTGCAGACTACAAGGCTCCAGAAGGCCCTGCAGGCTACTCCTGCAAGAAGGCTGCAAAAGTTACCGTAGATGACTTTGTATTCACTGGCCTAGGTGTTGCTGGTAACACCACAAACATTATCAAAGCTGCAGTCACCCCAGCATTTGCTGCTCAATTTCCTGGTGTTAACGGCCTTGGCATTTCGCTGGCTCGTCTAGACCTGGCTCCTGGTGGAGTTATCCCATTTCACACACACCCTGGAGCTTCAGAAGCCTTGATTGTTACGCAAGGAACCATAATTGCCGGGTTCATTTCATCAGCTAACACAGTTTATCTGAAAACCCTTAAGACGGGTGATCTTATGGTGTTCCCTCAAGGGTTATTGCACTTTCAAGTGAATGGAGGTGGTACTTCAGCAATTGCCTTCCCTAGCTTCAGTAGTCCAAGCCCCGGTCTGCAGATTCTGGACTTTGCACTTTTCCAAAACGATTTGCCTACATCATTGGTAGCAATGACTACTTTCCTCGATGTTGCTCAGATCAAGAAACTTAAGGGTGTTCTAGGTGGTACTAATTAA
- the LOC133713886 gene encoding auxin-binding protein ABP19a-like — MILPIFFIFFLTFSSSYAAVQDFCVADYTAPQGPAGYSCKNPANVTADDFVYSGLAVAGDTSNLNKVGINPAFAGQFPGLNGLGLSLVRADFEVGGVGPLHLHHGASELILVVQGTIIAGFIATDNTVYLKTLKQGDIMLLPQGLLHFQKNGGDTPALLFASFNSENPGVQLLEIALFQSDLPTELISQTTSIDTAEIKKLKGLFGGTN, encoded by the coding sequence ATGATTTTGCCTATCTTCTTCATATTTTTTCTCACTTTCTCCTCTTCCTATGCTGCTGTGCAAGACTTCTGCGTCGCAGACTACACAGCTCCTCAAGGTCCTGCAGGCTACTCTTGCAAAAATCCTGCAAATGTCACTGCAGATGATTTCGTCTACTCTGGCCTAGCAGTTGCGGGTGACACCTCAAATTTAAACAAAGTTGGAATCAACCCTGCATTTGCTGGTCAGTTTCCTGGTCTGAATGGCCTTGGCCTTTCACTGGTGCGCGCGGACTTTGAAGTTGGTGGAGTTGGCCCGCTCCATTTACACCATGGAGCTTCAGAACTAATACTTGTTGTTCAAGGAACAATAATTGCAGGGTTCATTGCCACGGATAATACAGTCTATCTAAAAACTCTGAAGCAGGGTGATATAATGCTTCTTCCTCAAGGTTTGCTCCACTTTCAAAAAAATGGAGGTGATACACCAGCCCTTTTATTTGCTAGCTTCAATAGTGAAAACCCGGGTGTGCAGCTTCTGGAGATTGCATTATTTCAAAGCGATTTACCTACTGAGTTGATATCACAGACGACTTCCATCGACACTGCTGAGATTAAGAAACTTAAGGGTCTTTTTGGTGGTACTAATTGA